The region AGATCGGCTCGCGCTTTATGCCAACGCTGTGGCTGACCCTCACCAGCATGCTGTGGGCGGTGATTTTCGGCATGGCCATTGGCATGGTGTCCGCCGTGTGGCGCAACCGTTGGCCGGATCGTTTGGGCATGACGCTGGCGGTCTCGGGCATTTCATTTCCCGCCTTTGCGCTGGGCATGCTGCTGATGCAGGTATTTTCCGTCAACCTCGGCTGGTTGCCGACGGTGGGCGCCGACAGCTGGCGGCACTATATTTTACCTTCCATTACCTTGGGCGCGGCGGTGGCGGCGGTGATGGCGCGCTTTACCCGCGCTTCATTCGTTGAAGTGATGCAAGAGGACTATATGCGCACCGCGCGGGCCAAGGGGGTGCGGGAAACCATGGTGGTGGTGAAGCACGGGCTGCGCAACGCGATGATCCCGGTGGTGACCATGATGGGATTGCAGTTCGGCTTTCTGCTTGGCGGTTCTATCGTGGTGGAGAAAGTCTTTAACTGGCCGGGGCTGGGCAGGCTGCTGGTCGATGCCGTCGAGATGCGCGATTACCCGGTGATCCAGGCCGAGGTGCTGTTGTTTTCTCTGGAGTTCATTCTGATTAACCTGTTGGTGGACATGCTGTATGCGGCAATTAACCCGGCGATACGTTACAAATGAGGGCGCTGCATGATTAAGCATTGGCGGCGTAACGCTGCATTGAAGGCGATGCCGACGATCGACCCTAACGCGGTGCGCACGCCGTGGCATGAGTTTTGGCGGCGTTTCCGCCGACAGCATGTGGCGCTGGTCGCGGGGGGATTTGTGTTGCTGTTGGTGGCTGCAGCGCTGTTGGCGCCGTATCTGGTTCCCTTTGATGCGGAAAACTATTTCGATTATGACCGCCTGAACGAAGGCCCTTCGCTGGTGCATTGGCTGGGCGTGGATTCGCTGGGGCGGGATATTTTTAGCCGCATCCTGATGGGCACGCGCATTTCGCTGGCCGCCGGCGTGTTTTCGGTACTGGCCGGTGGGTTGATTGGCACGTTGCTGGGGCTGTTGGCGGGCTATTATGAAGGCTGGTGGGATCGTATCACCATGCGCATTTGCGACGTGCTGTTCGCGTTCCCCGGCATCCTGCTGGCGATTGGCGTGGTGGCGATCATGGGCAGCGGCATGGCCAATGTGATTATCGCGGTGGCCATTTTCAGTATTCCGGCGTTTGCCCGGTTGGTGCGGGGCAATACCCTGGTGCTGAAGCACCTGACCTATATCGAGTCGGCGCGCAGCATTGGCGCTTCGGACTGGACCATTATCATGCGGCACATTCTGCCGGGAACCCTTTCGTCGATCGTGGTGTATTTCACCATGCGTATCGGCACCTCGATCATCACCGCCGCCAGCCTGTCGTTCCTCGGCCTGGGCGCGCAACCGCCGACGCCGGAGTGGGGCGCGATGCTCAACGAGGCGCGTGCCGATATGGTGATTGCGCCGCACGTGGCGATTTTCCCCAGTTTGGCGATTTTCCTCACCGTGCTGGCGTTTAATTTGTTGGGCGACGGGCTGCGCGATGCGCTGGATCCGAAACTGAAGGGGTGACTTTGGGTCTGTTGCCTTGGCGTGTCCGGGCCGGTTTCGGCATGATGCGTGGCGTACATTTGAATGCGTTAACACGGCTTGAAGAAATCCGGGCGGCTGAACCGCCCGGATTTTTTTTATCCACGGAACAGGTGTTCGGCGTGGAAGCGCAGGTGGTCTTCGATAAAGGTGGCGATGGTGAAGTAGCTGTGATCGTAGCCTGGTTGAATCCGCAGCGTCAGCGGCCAGTCGCGCTGGCGTGCCAGCTCGGCCAGCTTCGCCGGTTGCAGTTGATCCGCCAGGAACTGATCGCCGTCGCCCTGATCCACCAGCACCGGCATTTTTTCCGCGCCGTTGGCCAGCAGATGGCAACTGTCATATTGCAGCCACTGGCTTTCGTCGCTCCCCAGATAGGCGGTGAAGGCTTTACGCCCCCAGGGCACCTGACAAGGATTGACGATCGGCGCGAACGCCGACACGGAACGAAAGCGCTGCGGATTACGAAACGCCAGCATCAGCGCGCCATGGCCGCCCATTGAGTGGCCAAAGATCGACTGGCGATCGCTGACGCTGAAATGCTGATTGATCAACGCCGGCAGCTCATCGCTGAGGTAATCGTACATGCGGAAATGCTTGTCCCACGGCGCCTGCGTGGCGTTCAAATAGAACCCGGCGCCCTGGCCCAGATCGTACCCTTCATCATTCGGCACATCGTCGCCGCGCGGGCTGGTATCGGCCATCACCAGCACCAGGCCCAGCTCGGCGGCGATGCGTTGCGCACCGGCCTTCAACGTGAAGTTTTCATCATTGCAGGTCAGCCCCGACAGCCAGTACAGCACCGGCGGCGGGTTATCATCGCGCGGCGGCGGCAGATAGATGCTGAAAGTCATGTTGCAATTCAGGCTCTGCGCTGCATGGCGGTAACGCTGTTGCCAGCCACCGAACATGCGGTGCTCTTCGAGAAGTTCTAATGACGAGTTCATCTCTGCCTCCTGGCTTATTTTTTGTCGAAGTGAATAACCGAGCGGATTGATTTGCCTTCGTGCATCAAATCGAACGCTTCATTAATCTGATCGAGCCCCATAGTGTGGGTGATAAAGTCATTCAGCGCGAACTCGCCGTCCAGATAACGCTGGACGATGCCCGGCAGCTGCGAACGGCCCTTGACGCCACCAAAGGCGGAACCGCGCCAGACGCGGCCGGTGACCAACTGGAACGGACGGGTAGAGATCTCTTGGCCGGCACCGGCTACGCCGATAATCACCGATTCGCCCCAGCCTTTATGACAACATTCCAGCGCGGAGCGCATCACGTTGACGTTGCCAATGCACTCGAAGGAGAAATCGACGCCGCCGTCGGTCAGCTCAACGATCACGTCCTGAATAGGTTTATCGTAGTCTTTCGGGTTGATCAGATCGGTAGCGCCCAGTTTGCGCGCCAGATCGAACTTGCTGGTGTTGATATCGATGCCGATGATGCGGCCTGCGCCGGCCATCTGCGCGCCGATAATCGCCGACAGACCAATGCCGCCGAGGCCGAAGATGGCCACGGTATCGCCTTTTTGCACTTTGGCGGTGTTGATTACCGCGCCCATGCCGGTGGTGACGCCACAACCCAGCAGGCAGACTTCTTCCAGCGGCGCTTCTTTACTGATTTTCGCCAGCGAGATTTCCGGTACCACGGTGTATTCGGAGAAGGTCGAGGTGCCCATGTAGTGGAAGATAGGCTGTCCGTCTTTGTAGAAGCGGGTGGTGCCGTCCGGCATCAGGCCTTTGCCCTGGGTGGCGCGGATCGCCTGACACAGGTTGGTTTTGCCGGATTTACAGAATTTGCACTCGCCGCATTCCGGGGTGTAAAGCGGGATCACGTGATCGCCGACCGCCACGCTGGTGACGCCTTCGCCCACCGCTTCCACCACGCCGCCGCCTTCATGGCCGAGGATCGCCGGGAACACGCCTTCCGGATCGGCCCCTGACAGGGTATAAGCGTCGGTGTGGCATACGCCGGTGGCGACGATCCGCACCAGCACTTCGCCTTTTTGCGGTGGCATCAGGTCGACTTCTTCGATTTTCAGCGGTTGGTTCGGGCCCCAGGCAACGGCGGCGCGGGTTTTGATCATTTCCATCATAGTCTCCAGTGGTCTATTTTTTAAATCAGGCTATATCGATAGCGTCTGATGAAACGAGGTTTGTTTTGTCAACAGCGGCGGTTTCCGCCTGTTCAATAATCAGTTCTTTCAGCGCACGCACGTTCGGGCCGAACGCATCGCGCCGCCACAGCAACCAGGTGGCGGTTTGAGCGATATCATCCGGTAAGGCATGCACTTTCACCCGTTCATGGCCTGGCAACAGGCTGAGCACCGAATGCGGGATCATCGCCAACCCGGCGCCGCTGGCAACGCAGGCCAGCATCGCGTGGTAGGACTGGATTTCCATAACCTGGCCCGGCAACACGCCTTCGCGCTTGAACCAGGACTCCAGCCGCAGGCGGTAAGAACAACTTGCCCGGAAGGCAAACAGCGTTTCGCCTTTGGCGTCTTTAGCGTTATGAATCGGCAGGTGGTCGAGGCAGGAGATCACCACCATGTGTTCGGGGAAGGCGATACAGCCATTGAGTTCGTCATACTGGACCGGCCCATCGACCAGCGCCGCCGCCAGCGTACCGGCGCGCACCCGTTCGGTGATTTCGCCCGAGGTACCGGTGGTCAACGACAGCGACACCTGCGAAAAGCGCTGGTGATAGGCCGCCAGCAGATTGGGCAGGCGAGTGGCGGCCGTGCTTTCCATCGAGCCGATGGCGAAGTTACCCGCCGGCTCACCGGCATGCGTGATGCTCATGGCCTCTTCGCTGAGCGCCAGAATGCGGTTGGCGTAGCAGAGAAAGTTGTGACCCATCGGCGAAAGGCGCAGGCGTTGCTTTTCGCGGATGAAAAGATCGGTACCCAGTTCCTGCTCGAGCTGACGCAGGCGCGTGGTCAGGTTCGACGGCACGCGGTGCAACTGTTCGGCGGCACGGGCTACGGAGCCGGTTTCGGCGACGCTGCAGAACATGCGAAGCTGGGTAAGATCCATTGTATTCTCTTTTTGTGATGAACTTGATGAGTATTATTCAGTTTTTGTGAGTTTAATACTGCGGCATGATGCTGGCAACCTTCTTTTAACAGTCTGGATAACTCTACATGGCCTTAAGAATTGCCCTGAGCGGTTTTATTGCGTTGATCGTCGCCATGGGGATTGGGCGCTTCGCCTTTACCCCGCAGGTGCCGCTGATGATTGCCGAGCACCAGTTTACCCTGACCGGGGCCGGGCTGGTGGCAGCGATCAACTACCTGGGGTATCTGTGCGGCGCTTACGACGCCATGCGCGCCAGCCGCCACGTTGAGCGCCGGCTGTGGCTGGGCGTGTGGGGTGCCGTGGCCTTGACGCTGCTTTCCGCCGTGGTGCAGGGCGAGTGGTGGCATGGTGCGGTGCGATTTGCCATCGGTTGGGCCAGCGGCTGGTCGATGGTATTGGTGGCGGCCTGGACCAACGAGCGACTGGCGCACTATGGCCGGCCGGCGCTGAGCGCGGCGGTATTCGCCGGCCCGGGGGCCGGAATTTTTATCAGCGGCATGATGGCGGTGGGCATTCATAGCCTGGCGCTGACGGCGTCGCAGGCCTGGATGGTGTATGGCGTATTGGCGCTGGTACTGATTGGCGCCATCAGCATTAACCTGCCGCGTGCCGGTGAGCTGCATCGCCCCAACGTGGCGGCGGAGCCGTTGCAACTGACCCCGGCGTTGAAACGCCTGGTCTGGAGCTACAGCCTGGCGGGCTTTGGCTATATTCTGCCGGCGACCTTTTTATCGCAAATGGCGGCGGCGCGTTTTCCCGATAGCCTGTTCGCTCAATTCGTTTGGCCGATCTTCGGCGGCGCGGCGGTATTGGGGATCGTTCTCGGCATTCTGACCCGCCATCGGCTGACCACTCAGTCCCGACTGGCTATTACCCTGTGGGTGCAGGCGCTGGGCGTACTGTGCGCGGAAGTGGTACCGGGTGTGGCCGGGTTGGCGCTGGGGGCGTTACTTACCGGCGGCGGTTTCCTCAGTGTGGTGCAGCTTTCCATTCAGCATGGCCGGGAGTTGGCGCCCAACCATGCGCGTTATATGGCGGGATTGTTGACCACCGGCTATGCGTTGGGGCAACTGGTTGGCCCCACTCTGTCGGCGCTGTCGACGGCATTGACCCACAGGCTGGAACCGGCGCTGTATGTGGCGGTTGTGGGTCTGATCGTGGCCGGTCTGCTGGTGGTGAATACGCCGGCACGCGAATTGGCGCGAAAACCGACGCTGCCGTGATTAAATTCCGTACAAAAAAAGCGGGATACCTGCAGCAGGCCTGATTGTGCTAAATGCGAATATTTCACCTGCGGTTGAAACACAATCACTGGATAATCCCTTCACTCTCCTCTAGAGTGGGGGCAAAATCTTGACCGGGTTCACGTTATCAACGACGGAAACTTCTGCTGTCAGGAGAGTATGCAATTCACCTATCTGCCCGGTAAAGCCGTTGGATGGGTGAGTTCAAGTCCGTTGGAGAGAATAAATGACATCATTAAATAAAGAAGCTGCCCTGGTTCATGCAGCGCTCGAAGAGCGTGGTCTGGAAACCCCATTGCGCGGTGAAGTGCTGGATCGCGAAACGCGCAAACGTCGTATTAAAGAGCACATGACGGAAATCATGCAGCTGCTTAATCTCGACCTGTCCGACGACAGCCTGGCGGAAACCCCGCACCGCATTGCCAAGATGTATGTCGATGAGATTTTCTCCGGCCTGGACTACGCCAACTTCCCAAAAATCACCGTCATCGAAAACAAGATGAAGGTAGATGAAATGGTGACGGTGCGCGATATCACACTGACCAGCACCTGCGAGCATCACTTCGTGACCATCGACGGCAAAGCGACCGTGGCCTACATCCCGAAAGATGTGGTCATTGGTTTGTCGAAAATCAACCGTATCGTGCAGTTTTTCTCCCAGCGCCCTCAGGTGCAGGAGCGTTTGACTCAGCAGATCCTGGTGGCATTGCAAACCTTGCTCGGCACCAATAACGTGGCGGTATCGATTGATGCGGTCCATTATTGTGTTAAGGCACGCGGCATCCGTGATGCGACCAGCGCCACCACCACCACTTCTCTGGGGGGGCTGTTCAAGTCCAGTCAGAACACGCGCCAGGAGTTTTTGCGCGCGGTGCGCCATCACCAGGGGTGATGGCGGGTTAAAAAAAAAGAACAGGCGCCTGCGGGCGCCTTTTTAATGACCGGCATACAGCGGTAAAATAATGAACACTAGCTCCACGGCCCCCTTGCCACGCATCGCCACGCTGGACTGCGTGCGAGGTATCGCCATTCTCGGCATTCTTCTGCTGAATATCAGCGCCTTTGGCCTGCCAAAGGCGGCCTACCTAAACCCTGCCTATCTGGGGCTGCCGACCTCTCGCGATGCCTGGACCTGGGCGCTGCTGGATATTTTCGCGCAGGCCAAGTTTTTGGCGATGTTCGCCCTGCTATTCGGCGCAGGCCTGCAGATGCTGCTGCGCCGCGGCAAAGGCTGGATACGTGCCCGATTGTCGTGGTTGGTGCTGTTCGGCCTGGGGCATGCCATTTTTCTCTGGGACGGTGACATCCTGTTGGCTTACGGGTTGATCGGCCTGGTGTGCTGGCGGATGATCCGCGATGCGAAGGACACTTACCAACTGCTGAAAACCGGCGTGGTGCTGTACCTGATTGGCGTTGGGGTGTTGTTGCTGCTGGGGTTCGTTTCGCACGGTGAGCCGGGCGGTTTCTGGCAACCAGGCGTAGCTGAGTTGCAGTATGAGAAGTTCTGGAAATTGCAGGGGGGCATGGAGGCATGGCGCAGCCGTGTTGATCTGCTGTCTTCCAGCCTGCTGGCGATTGGCGCTCAATACGGCTGGGAGTTGGCGGGGTTGATGCTGTTCGGTGCGGGACTGATGCGCAGCGGCTGGCTGCGCGGTACTTATTCGCCGGGCTACTATCGCCGGCAGGCGGCCTGGCTGATACCGCTTTCATTGCTGATCCAACTGCCGGCGGTAGCCTTGCAGTGGCATCTGCACTGGGACTACCGCTGGAGCGGTTTTTTATTGCAGGTGCCGCGTGAACTGGGCGCACCCTTGCAGGCGATGGGCTATCTGGCGCTGTGTTACGGTTTCTGGCCGACGCTGTCGCGCCTGCGTATCGCCCATTGGCTGACGCAGGTCGGGCGTATGGCGCTGAGCAATTACCTGCTGCAAACGCTGGTCTGCACCACGCTGTTCTATCGCTTTGGCCTGTATCAGCAGTTTGATCGCCTGCAACTGTTGGCGTTTGTGCCGCTGGTCTGGCTGGCTAACCTGTTGTTTTCCAACCTGTGGTTGAGTTATTTTCCGCAGGGGCCGGTAGAGTGGCTGTGGCGAAAATTGACCCACCTGGCCGCCGGTCAGGCAAAACCCAAGGCGCTGAACTGAGATCTGGCGCAGGCAGGTTAAAAAAATGTATGTAAACGTTTTCTTTCCTGTGACGTAATTCACGCAGAGGAGGATGACAAACGGGGTAGGATAGCGCCACTGTCAACTACCCCGACCTCAGGATCTTTCATGGCCTCTGTTCACCCCATCACCATTCGCGACGTGGCGAAACGCGCGGGCGTGTCCGTAGCGACCGTCTCCCGCGTGCTGAACAACAGCGCCCTGACCAGCAAACAGACGCGTGAAGGGGTGCTGCAGGCGGTCGCGGAACTGGGCTACCGGCCCAATGCCAACGCGCAGGCGTTGGCCACCCAAAGCAGCGATACCCTCGGCGTGGTGGTGATGGACGTTTCCGATCCCTTCTTTGGCGCGTTGGTGAAAGCGGTAGACACTGTGGCGCAGAAAAACCACAAATACCTGCTGATTGGCAACAGCTACCACCAGGCGGAAAAAGAGCGTCATGCCATCGAAGTATTGATTCGTCAGCGATGCAATGCCTTGATTGTTCATGCAAAAGCCTTGTGTGACGCCGAGTTGATCGCCTTTCTCGAACAGGTGCCGGGCATGGTGCTGATTAACCGAATCATCGCCGGCTATGAACACCGCTGCGTTGGCCTGGATAACGTCAGCGGCGCAGAGATGGCGATGCGCCTGCTGTTGTCGCAGGGCCACCAGCGTATTGGTTACCTGGGCTCCAATCACCCGATCGAAGACGGACCGCTGCGTCAGCAGGGCTATGAGCAGGCGATGAGCGCCGCGGGGCTGGCTACGCCGGACAACTGGCGCGCTTACGGTTCACCGGATCTGCAGGGCGGGGAGGCCGCCATGGTCGAGCTGCTTGGGCGCAACCTGCACCTGAGCGCGGTGTTCGCCTATAACGATGCTATGGCCGCCGGCGCCATGGCGGTGCTGAAAGAAAACGGTATCACAGTGCCGCAAAATTTCTCGATAGTGGGGTTCGATGATATCCCCATTGCACGCTATACCAGCCCTAAACTGACCACGGTACGCTATCCTATTGTTACCATGGCGACTCTCGCCACCGAATTGGCCCTGCGTGGCGCGGCTGGCGGGCTGGAGCCACAGGCGCGCCACCTGTTTATGCCTACTCTGGTACGTCGCCATTCCGATGCGCCCTGGCAAAGTGAGGCGGCGGTCACTCTCTGAAGATTTAATCTTGTGTAACCGTTTTCAATCTGTGAGAAAATTCACAGATTATTAACATCGCCCCGTCTATGCTCTAGGCGTTTTCCGGCGCAAAGGCACTTGCCGCTGCCGTTTTATCTCGCGCTGACACAGCACTTTTCAGGAATAACATGATTCACGGATGACAGGGAACCTGCCAGACCCGGTCGTGCACCCACCGCCGGTTACCTTTGGCTCAATACCGAGTACGACCTACATAAACCGGAGACAGACAATGAATAAGAAGGTTTTCACCCTGGCCGCGACGGCCGCAGCCATGATGTTTGGTGCCGCAGCTCATGCAGATACCCGTATTGGCGTCACCATTTATAAATACGACGACAACTTCATGTCGGTAGTGCGCAAGGCGATCGAGAAAGACGCCAAGGCCTCTCCGGATATCACTCTGCTGATGAATGACTCGCAGAACGATCAGTCCAAGCAAAACGACCAGATCGACGTACTGATCGCCAAGGGCGTGAAAGCGCTGGCGATCAACCTGGTTGACCCGGCCGCGGCCCCGGTGGTTATCGATAAGGCGCGCGCAAACGATATCCCTGTCGTGTTTTATAACAAAGAACCTTCCCGCAAAGCGCTGGACAGCTATGACAAAGCGTTTTATGTCGGGACCGACTCCAAGGAGTCCGGCGTGATCCAGGGCCAGCTGATCGCCAAGCACTGGAAAGCCAACCCGAACTGGGATCTGAACAAAGACGGCCAGATTCAGTATGTGTTGCTGAAAGGCGAACCGGGCCACCCGGATGCCGAAGCGCGCACCACCTATGTGGTGAAAACGTTGAACGAAGGCGGCCTTAAAACGCAGCAACTGCAGATGGACACCGCCATGTGGGATACCGCTCAGGCGAAAGACAAAATGGACGCCTGGTTGTCCGGCCCGAACGCCAACAAAATTGAAGTGGTTATCGCCAACAACGATGCCATGGCGATGGGCGCGGTAGAAGCGCTGAAGGCACACAACAAATCCAGCATTCCGGTATTCGGCGTGGATGCGTTGCCGGAAGCGCTGGCGATGGTCAAATCCGGCGCGATGGCGGGGACGGTGCTGAACGATGCCGACAACCAGGCTAAAGCCACCTTCGAATTGGCGAAAAACCTGGCTGCGGGCAAACCGGCCGCCGACGGCACCCAATATAAAATCGAAAATAAAGTGGTGCGCATTCCTTACGTTGGCGTAGATAAAGACAATCTGTCTCAGTTTGTTAAGTAAGTTCTGATATAAGCCGTAATGACCCCGCCTGGGGTGCGCTCAGCGCCAACACCAGGAAAGCCGCAGGCGGGGGAATTTTTTATTCAAATGACAGCCTATACCCACGAATTTCACGTTGCGGCTAACCACGCTGCGGTTTGACAGACGATGGGTACAATAATAGCCAGGTGTATTTATGGCCGACAGCCCACGCGAATTCCTCCTGGAAATGACCGATATCAGCAAGTCATTCCCCGGCGTCAAGGCATTGGATAATGTTAACCTGCGCGTTCGTCCGCACTCCATTCATGCGTTAATGGGGGAGAACGGCGCCGGGAAATCAACATTATTAAAATGCCTGTTTGGCATTTATAAAAAAGATGCCGGCAGTATTGTTTTTCAGGGCCGGGAAATTGATTTCAAAAGCTCAAAAGAGGCGCTGGAACACGGCGTTTCAATGGTGCATCAGGAGTTAAATCTGGTCCTGCAGCGCACCGTGATGGACAACATGTGGTTGGGGCGTTATCCGACCAAAGGCATGTTTGTCGATCAGGACAAGATGTTGAAGGACACCCAGGCGATATTCGACGAGCTGGATATTGATATCAACCCGCGGGATAAAGTGGGCACGCTGTCGGTATCGCAAATGCAGATGATCGAAATCGCCAAGGCGTTTTCCTATGACGCCAAGATTGTCATTATGGATGAGCCGACCTCGTCACTGACGGAAAAAGAGGTGAACCATCTGTTCACCATTATCCGTAAGCTGAAAGAGCGCGGCTGCGGCATTGTCTATATCTCGCATAAAATGGAAGAAATTTTCCAACTGTGCGATGAAATCACCATCCTGCGCGACGGCCAGTGGATCGCCACCCAGCCGCTGGAAGGGCTGGATATGGACAAGATCATCTCGATGATGGTGGGCCGTTCGCTCAGTCAGCGTTTCCCCGACAGACAGAATACGCCGGGAGAGGTGATTCTGGAGGTGAAGAACCTGACGTCATTGCGCCAGCCTTCGATTCGCGATGTTTCTTTCGATCTGCACAAAGGTGAAATTCTTGGCATTGCCGGGTTGGTGGGCGCCAAGCGCACGGACATTGTGGAAACCCTGTTCGGTATCCGTGAAAAGGTGGCGGGCACCATCAAGCTGCACGGCAAGGCCATCAACAATCACAGCGCCAATGAAGCGATAAACCACGGTTTTGCACTGGTAACGGAAGAGCGCCGCTCTACCGGGATTTACGCCTATCTGGATGTGGGCTTCAACTCGCTGATATCCAATATCCGCAACTATAAAAATAAAATCGGTCTGCTGGATAACGCCCGAATGAAGAGCGACACCCAATGGGTGATCGACGCCATGCGGGTCAAAACGCCGGGCCACCATACCCATATCGGCTCGCTGTCCGGCGGCAACCAGCAGAAGGTGATTATCGGCCGCTGGCTGTTAACCCAACCGGAAATATTAATGCTGGATGAACCGACGCGCGGCATTGACGTCGGCGCCAAATTCGAAATTTATCAGCTGATGACCGAATTGGCGAAGAAGGGCAAGGGGATCATTATTGTCTCGTCCGAAATGCCGGAGCTTTTGGGAATTACCGACAGAATACTGGTGATGAGTAATGGTCAGGTTGCGGGCATCGTTAACACCAAACAGACCTCGCAAAATGAAATTTTACGCCTCGCATCCCTGCACCTTTAAGGATCAGAATTATGAACGCGCTGAATAAGAAAACTTTGTTCACCTATTTTAAAGAAGGTGGCATTTACGTGGTATTGCTGGTGCTGCTGGCAATTATTATTATCCAGGACCCGACTTTCCTCAGTTTAATGAACCTGAGCAACATCCTGACCCAGTCATCGGTGCGTATTATTATTGCACTGGGCGTGGCCGGGTTGATCGTCACTCAGGGTACCGACCTGTCCGCCGGGCGTCAGGTTGGGCTGGCGGCGGTGGTGGCGGCAACGTTGCTGCAGTCGATGGACAACGTCAATAAAGTGTTTCCCCATATGGAAACCTGGTCGATCCCGCTGGTGATCCTGCTGGTGTGCGCCGTTGGCGCGGTGATCGGCCTGGTGAACGGTCTGATCATCGCCTATCTGAATGTGACGCCGTTTATTACCACCCTGGGTACCATGATCATCGTCTACGGCATCAACTCGCTGTATTACGATTCTGTCGGCGCTTCGCCGGTAGCGGGGTTCGATCCCAAGTTCTCTAGCTTTGCCCAGGGATTCCTGCGCTTTGGCGACTTTAAGCTGTCGTACATCACTTTCTACGCCATCATCGCGATTATTTTTGTCTGGATCCTGTGGAATAAAACCCGCTTCGGCAAAAATATCTTCGCCATCGGCGGTAACCCGGAAGCGGCAAAGGTTTCCGGCGTGAACGTGCCGTTGAACCTGATCATGATCTATGCGCTGTCCGGCGTGTTCTATGCCTTTGGCGGCCTGTTGGAAGCCGGCCGTATCGGCAGCGCCACCAACAACCTCGGTTTTATGTATGAGCTGGATGCCATCGCCGCCTGCGTGGTGGGCGGCGTGTCCTTTGCCGGTGGGGTGGGGACGGTGTTGGGCGTAGTGACCGGGGTGATCATCTTTACCGTCATCAACTACGGGCTGACCTACATTGGCGTTAACCCTTACTGGCAGTACATCATCAAGGGCGGCATCATTATCTTCGCCGTGGCGCTGGACTCACTGAAATACGCCAAGAAGAAATAAGCGTTCCGCAGCAATAAAAACGGTCGGCAAATGCCGACCGTTTTTATTTGCACCGTTGCAACTAAGGCTGTTTGGCCTTTTGCTTTTCTTCTTTCAGCTTGTGCTCCAGTTCCACCAACTGCTCTGGCGACACCGCCGGGTAGCCCTGGGCGTCTTCCGGCACCGCGTGCATGGAGGAGATGGGGATCAGCGGGCCGAGGAAGCGCGGTTCGCGTTTGAGTATGTACAGGTCGGTCAGCGCGCCAAGGCGGGCGAAGATCTCGCGAGCGCGCACCGTCATCATGTCTTTCGGCGACGGCACTGCGTAGCACTGGGCCTGGATCCCCATATGCAGGGCAATAAACAGCGCGCGCTCGCAGTGGAAACGCTGGGTGATAATGATGAAGTCATTGGTGTCGAACACCTTGCGGGTACGCACTATGGAGTCCAGGGTACGGAACCCGGCGTAATCCAGCACGATATCGCTGGGTGCTACGCCTGCGGCGATCAGATCGCGGCGCATGGTCATGGGCTCGTTATAGCTTTGCTGGGCATTGTCTCCGCTCAGCAGCAGGTATTTCACCTTGCCGCTGTTATAGGCGTTAATCGCGCCCTGAATGCGGTAACGGTAATACTGGTTGATGACGCCGGTACGGTAATATTTTGCGGTGCCGAGCACCACGCCGACCTGGCGATGGGGCAGCCCCTGGAGTTCGTCGTAGACGTAAGGCGCGGTTTTCCAACTGATCCAGCGATCGAGCGCGAGCGCCGAGAACATCAACACCGTAATGATGATGAACAGGCTGATTATCAGGCGTTTCCACATGTTATTG is a window of Serratia plymuthica DNA encoding:
- the gsiC gene encoding glutathione ABC transporter permease GsiC; translated protein: MLNYFLKRLLGLIPTLLIVAVLVFLFVHLLPGDPARLAAGPDADEAVVQLVRKDLGLDKPLPQQFVHFFVNALQGDFGTSMVSKRPVSEEIGSRFMPTLWLTLTSMLWAVIFGMAIGMVSAVWRNRWPDRLGMTLAVSGISFPAFALGMLLMQVFSVNLGWLPTVGADSWRHYILPSITLGAAVAAVMARFTRASFVEVMQEDYMRTARAKGVRETMVVVKHGLRNAMIPVVTMMGLQFGFLLGGSIVVEKVFNWPGLGRLLVDAVEMRDYPVIQAEVLLFSLEFILINLLVDMLYAAINPAIRYK
- a CDS encoding S-(hydroxymethyl)glutathione dehydrogenase/class III alcohol dehydrogenase; the encoded protein is MEMIKTRAAVAWGPNQPLKIEEVDLMPPQKGEVLVRIVATGVCHTDAYTLSGADPEGVFPAILGHEGGGVVEAVGEGVTSVAVGDHVIPLYTPECGECKFCKSGKTNLCQAIRATQGKGLMPDGTTRFYKDGQPIFHYMGTSTFSEYTVVPEISLAKISKEAPLEEVCLLGCGVTTGMGAVINTAKVQKGDTVAIFGLGGIGLSAIIGAQMAGAGRIIGIDINTSKFDLARKLGATDLINPKDYDKPIQDVIVELTDGGVDFSFECIGNVNVMRSALECCHKGWGESVIIGVAGAGQEISTRPFQLVTGRVWRGSAFGGVKGRSQLPGIVQRYLDGEFALNDFITHTMGLDQINEAFDLMHEGKSIRSVIHFDKK
- the ptrR gene encoding putrescine utilization regulator PtrR — protein: MDLTQLRMFCSVAETGSVARAAEQLHRVPSNLTTRLRQLEQELGTDLFIREKQRLRLSPMGHNFLCYANRILALSEEAMSITHAGEPAGNFAIGSMESTAATRLPNLLAAYHQRFSQVSLSLTTGTSGEITERVRAGTLAAALVDGPVQYDELNGCIAFPEHMVVISCLDHLPIHNAKDAKGETLFAFRASCSYRLRLESWFKREGVLPGQVMEIQSYHAMLACVASGAGLAMIPHSVLSLLPGHERVKVHALPDDIAQTATWLLWRRDAFGPNVRALKELIIEQAETAAVDKTNLVSSDAIDIA
- the gsiD gene encoding glutathione ABC transporter permease GsiD — translated: MIKHWRRNAALKAMPTIDPNAVRTPWHEFWRRFRRQHVALVAGGFVLLLVAAALLAPYLVPFDAENYFDYDRLNEGPSLVHWLGVDSLGRDIFSRILMGTRISLAAGVFSVLAGGLIGTLLGLLAGYYEGWWDRITMRICDVLFAFPGILLAIGVVAIMGSGMANVIIAVAIFSIPAFARLVRGNTLVLKHLTYIESARSIGASDWTIIMRHILPGTLSSIVVYFTMRIGTSIITAASLSFLGLGAQPPTPEWGAMLNEARADMVIAPHVAIFPSLAIFLTVLAFNLLGDGLRDALDPKLKG
- the fghA gene encoding S-formylglutathione hydrolase, with product MNSSLELLEEHRMFGGWQQRYRHAAQSLNCNMTFSIYLPPPRDDNPPPVLYWLSGLTCNDENFTLKAGAQRIAAELGLVLVMADTSPRGDDVPNDEGYDLGQGAGFYLNATQAPWDKHFRMYDYLSDELPALINQHFSVSDRQSIFGHSMGGHGALMLAFRNPQRFRSVSAFAPIVNPCQVPWGRKAFTAYLGSDESQWLQYDSCHLLANGAEKMPVLVDQGDGDQFLADQLQPAKLAELARQRDWPLTLRIQPGYDHSYFTIATFIEDHLRFHAEHLFRG